The window AGTAGATCTCGGAGCATCTTTTAATTTATTTGGATAGCCAACTGCTATTGCTATAATCGATTGAGCAGAAGGTAAACTAAGTTTAGGGTTAATTCGCTCATCAATGGTCCCAACTTCAAATCCTGAATCATACCCTTTAGCATAATATTCTTCAAGCTTAGGCCTTAATTCTTCGAACGGTTCAGCTGATGTGAATCCTATATCATCGATACCAATAGAATGCGCATAATCAACAATGTCTCGTTTCAATTGATAATAATTCATCATAGCCTCCCGAAATAGTTTATTGTATATTGTACATGATTTAACGAACAAACTCAATAAATGATTGAAAAGCTATTGACGGACACTACAATCTATAATAAAATAAATAAATCGAATAATAATATTAAGCCACCGTGGCGGAATTGGCAGACGCGTCGGACTCAAAATCCGATTCCTCACGGAGTGTCGGTTCGATCCCGACCGGTGGTATACAAACGACCTAATTGAGGTCGTTTTTTTATTCCATAGTTAATTATTGTAAAAATTATATTGATAGTATAAACTGATATTGAAATAAATCATAACGCTTTGGAGGGATTAATATGGGTCTATTTGATCAATTGATGGGTAACTCAAGTGAACAGAATCCAGAAGATGTTCAGGCAGAATTCGATGAATATTTATTAGATGATGAAATCGTAGAAAAAAGCTACATTTTACTAAGAGATTTATTTGTATTTACTAACAAAAGAATTTTAGTCATCGACAAACAAGGTTTCTCAGGTAAAAAGATTGAATTTATCACAATTCCATATAAAAATATCCGTGCTTTCAGTGTGGAAAATGCAGGGACGTTCGATGTTGAAGCAGAATTGAAGTTATATGTTGCAGGTATGCCGGCGCCATTGTTAAAAACATTCGATAAAAATACAAATATCAAAGGTTTACAACAAACGATTTCAAAACATGTTCTATAATGCATAGAGTACAGGAATGTACTCTTTTTTTATACAAAAAAAGAACCTCCATTGGAGATTCTTATATTTAATTCTATGTAAAGGCGCCAACCGGATTTGAACCGGTGATAGAGGTTTTGCAGACCTCGGCCTTACCACTTGGCTATGGCGCCATACTGGGCTAGTTGGATTCGAACCAACGCATGACGGAGTCAAAGTCCGTTGCCTTACCGCTTGGCTATAGCCCAATAATCAAAATGGGGCGACTGATGGGAATCGAACCCACGAATGTCGGAACCACAATCCGATGCGTTAACCACTTCGCCACAATCGCCATATACAGGGGTAGTAGGAATCGAACCCACACCAAAGGTTTTGGAGACCTCTATTCTACCGTTGAACTATACCCCTATCATAATAATGGTGGAGGGGGGCAGATTCGAACTGCCGAACCCGAAGGAGCGGATTTACAGTCCGCCGCGTTTAGCCACTTCGCTACCCCTCCATTATACACAATATACTAAAAAAAGATAAATAAAAAAATGGTGCCGGCCAGAGGACTTGAACCCCCAACCTACTGATTACAAGTCAGTTGCTCTACCAGTTGAGCTAGGCCGGCAACATTTTAAAATGGTGGCTCAAGACAGAATCGAACTGCCGACACAAGGATTTTCAATCCTTTGCTCTACCGACTGAGCTATTGAGCCAATATAAAAAATGGCGGTCCTGACGGGAATCGAACCCGCGATCTCCTGCGTGACAGGCAGGCATGTTAACCGCTACACCACAGGACCACATGTAATTGATAAAAAGAAAATTGCGGGAGACGGATTTGAACCATCGACCTTCGGGTTATGAGCCCGACGAGCTACCAGACTGCTCCATCCCGCGATAATAATATTAAATTTAAATGGCGGAGGAAGAGGGATTCGAACCCCCGCGAGCCGTTAAGCCCCTGTCGGTTTTCAAGACCGATCCCTTCAGCCGGACTTGGGTATTCCTCCGTAATGCAATGGTGGACCTTGCAGGATTCGAACCTGCGACCCAACGGTTATGAGCCGTTTGCTCTAACCAACTGAGCTAAAGGTCCAAATTCAAGCATTAAAAGTGGCGGTGGAGGGGATCGAACCCCCGACCTCACGGGTATGAACCGTACGCTCTAGCCAGCTGAGCTACACCGCCGATATGAAATTAAAAAATGGTGGAGAATAGCGGGATCGAACCGCTGACCTCCTGCGTGCAAAGCAGGCGCTCTCCCAGCTGAGCTAATCCCCCACAATATTATAAAAGAGTCGGGAAGACAGGATTCGAACCTACGACCCCTTGGTCCCAAACCAAGTGCTCTACCAAGCTGAGCTACTTCCCGATATATACGCGCCCGAGAGGAGTCGAACCCCTAACCTTTTGATCCGTAGTCAAACGCTCTATCCAATTGAGCTACGGGCGCAAAAAACAAATGGTGCCTAGGACCGGAATCGAACCGGTACGGTAGTCACCTACCGCAGGATTTTAAGTCCTGTGCGTCTGCCAGTTCCGCCACCCAGGCATATCATGGAGCGGAAGACGGGATTCGAACCCGCGACCCCCACCTTGGCAAGGTGGTGTTCTACCACTGAACTACTTCCGCATTATTAAAGATGGTGCGGGTGAAGGGAGTCGAACCCCCACGCCAAAGGCGCTAGATCCTAAGTCTAGTGCGTCTGCCAATTCCGCCACACCCGCAATATAAATGAGCCATAGAGGATTCGAACCTCTGACCCTCTGATTAAAAGTCAGATGC of the Abyssicoccus albus genome contains:
- a CDS encoding PH domain-containing protein, with the translated sequence MGLFDQLMGNSSEQNPEDVQAEFDEYLLDDEIVEKSYILLRDLFVFTNKRILVIDKQGFSGKKIEFITIPYKNIRAFSVENAGTFDVEAELKLYVAGMPAPLLKTFDKNTNIKGLQQTISKHVL